From a single bacterium (Candidatus Blackallbacteria) CG13_big_fil_rev_8_21_14_2_50_49_14 genomic region:
- a CDS encoding CcoQ/FixQ family Cbb3-type cytochrome c oxidase assembly chaperone — protein MKSEVLAYFNMPDLTNVGLIIFFTVFISMLIWVFQPWRKPVYQHMSELPLQEDT, from the coding sequence ATGAAATCAGAAGTATTGGCTTATTTCAATATGCCGGATCTGACGAATGTTGGATTGATCATCTTTTTCACTGTGTTTATCAGCATGCTGATCTGGGTTTTTCAGCCTTGGCGGAAACCTGTGTATCAGCATATGTCTGAACTTCCCTTACAGGAGGATACCTAA
- the ccoG gene encoding cytochrome c oxidase accessory protein CcoG, whose product MKIEELPQDRLATTDESGHRVYLYPADVEGKYHKRRLLVHAILVAVFLLLPWIQINGYQSILLDITHRRFVIFGLAFWAHDAPLLVFVFGGVLIGISLLTAIKGRLWCGWGCPETVFVEFVYRKIERLIEGNSVQRRRLAEAPLSFNKLRLKATKWFAFLIVTLIITHSFLAYFIGTEELGHWMTRSPAEHPTAFTVMAFTTVVLLFSFGWFREQFCIIMCPYGRFQSVLMDENSLAVIYDEKRGEPRRGADVPKEEQGDCISCNRCVQVCPTGVDIRRGVQLECVACTACIDACDEVMLRQHKDPGLISYTTLNELDGKPARHIRTRVILLSVALLGILSGLTWVLVSRDPVKTTIFNAKNVPFTVLDPNQPDPNVANQFFLVSS is encoded by the coding sequence ATGAAGATAGAAGAACTTCCTCAAGACAGACTGGCAACGACGGATGAGTCGGGGCATCGGGTCTATCTGTATCCTGCCGATGTGGAGGGCAAATACCACAAGCGCCGCTTGCTGGTGCATGCCATCTTGGTCGCTGTTTTTCTGCTCCTTCCCTGGATTCAGATCAATGGTTACCAATCCATTCTGTTGGATATTACCCATCGCCGTTTCGTGATTTTCGGATTGGCGTTTTGGGCCCATGATGCGCCTTTGCTGGTCTTTGTTTTTGGTGGGGTTCTGATCGGAATATCTTTGTTGACTGCGATCAAGGGGCGCCTCTGGTGTGGCTGGGGTTGCCCGGAAACGGTCTTTGTTGAGTTTGTCTATCGCAAAATAGAGCGCTTGATCGAAGGCAATTCCGTGCAACGCCGCCGTTTGGCCGAGGCTCCCCTGTCCTTCAATAAATTGCGGCTCAAGGCGACAAAATGGTTTGCCTTTTTGATTGTCACCTTGATCATTACCCACAGCTTTCTGGCCTATTTTATTGGCACCGAAGAGCTGGGGCATTGGATGACCCGCTCTCCAGCGGAGCATCCCACGGCGTTTACCGTGATGGCTTTTACCACTGTTGTTTTGCTCTTTTCTTTTGGCTGGTTCCGCGAACAGTTTTGCATTATCATGTGCCCCTATGGGCGTTTTCAATCTGTCTTGATGGATGAAAATTCTCTGGCCGTGATTTATGATGAAAAACGCGGCGAACCCCGCCGTGGAGCCGATGTTCCCAAAGAAGAACAGGGCGATTGCATCAGTTGTAACCGTTGCGTTCAGGTCTGCCCCACGGGGGTGGATATCCGCCGGGGCGTGCAATTGGAATGTGTGGCTTGTACTGCCTGTATTGATGCCTGTGATGAAGTCATGTTGCGTCAACACAAGGATCCTGGCTTGATCAGCTATACCACGCTGAATGAGTTGGATGGCAAGCCCGCACGTCATATTCGTACCCGCGTGATTCTTCTCTCTGTGGCCTTGCTGGGGATTCTCAGCGGCCTGACCTGGGTTTTGGTCAGCCGTGACCCTGTGAAAACCACGATTTTCAATGCCAAAAATGTGCCTTTTACGGTCTTGGATCCCAATCAGCCGGATCCCAATGTGGCCAATCAGTTCTTTTTGGTTTCTTCAA
- a CDS encoding class I SAM-dependent methyltransferase — protein MTDPFKDKAQDWDARETVRHLSQGIGSALLANLSWREDMHVMDFGAGTGLLSGHIAPRVKKVYAVDTSAAMLEQLVAKPELQGKVEALCQNILELPLVQKFDAIISAMALHHVEDTDQLFQAFADHLKPGAKIGLADLDLEDGSFHGGPVEGVFHTGFEREKIEALLQKHGFAEIRFLTAHTVLKNEREYPIFLVTASKP, from the coding sequence ATGACAGACCCTTTTAAAGACAAGGCCCAGGATTGGGATGCGCGAGAGACCGTCAGGCATTTGTCTCAAGGCATCGGCAGTGCCTTGCTCGCAAATCTGAGCTGGCGCGAAGATATGCACGTAATGGATTTTGGCGCAGGTACCGGGCTGCTCAGTGGGCATATCGCCCCCCGCGTCAAAAAAGTGTATGCGGTAGATACCTCGGCGGCCATGCTAGAACAATTGGTGGCCAAACCTGAACTTCAGGGCAAGGTTGAAGCGCTGTGCCAGAATATTTTAGAATTGCCGCTTGTGCAAAAATTTGATGCGATTATCAGCGCGATGGCATTGCACCATGTGGAGGATACCGATCAGCTGTTTCAAGCGTTTGCAGATCATCTCAAACCCGGTGCGAAAATCGGTTTGGCAGATCTCGACCTGGAAGATGGCTCCTTTCATGGCGGGCCGGTCGAAGGTGTTTTTCATACGGGGTTTGAGCGTGAAAAGATCGAAGCCCTTTTGCAAAAACATGGATTCGCAGAGATTCGCTTTTTAACCGCACATACCGTGCTGAAAAATGAGAGAGAATACCCGATATTTTTGGTAACTGCTTCTAAACCCTAA
- a CDS encoding cytochrome C oxidase Cbb3 (CcoN/CcoO FixN/FixO), producing the protein MDSTGQVESFEYDDKVVKLFVVATMVWAFVAFLLGVTIAFQLADWRLNFNLPWLTYGRLRPLHTNAAIFAFAGNAIFAGIYHSTQRLCKTRLFSDLLSRAHFWGWQLIIVSAAITLPLGITMGKEYAELEWPIDIAITVVWVIFAVNFFGTLWKRRERHMYVALWFYIATIVTVAVLHIVNSLEFPVSFLKSYPLFAGVQDGLIQWWYGHNAVAFFLTTPFLGLMYYYIPKAVGRPVYSYRLSIVHFWALVFIYIWAGPHHLLNTALPEWSQTVGMVFSLMLWAPSWGGMINGLLTLRGAWDRLRTDPILKFLVAGVTFYGMSTFEGPLLSIKAVNSLSHYTDWTIGHVHGGTLGWNGLLTFGMLYYLVPKLWNTKLYSVKLANAHFWTGVTATGIYMISMWTAGITQGLMWRAINAEGKLTYPDFIETVTRIVPLYWVRGLSGVMFLIGYCLLIYNLVKTIQGGQKDYVVTDKAEKLPSFNKINARLVGTKPHRLLEGLPYVFTALTIIAILVGSIIEIVPAMVVQEFVPVKTAARVYSPLELTGRDLYVREGCYVCHSQQIRPMVAETLRYGKPSTVAESMYDRPFQWGSRRAGPDLARVGGKYPNSWHYRHMLNPRDIVPQSIMPNYGWLATGKADFGSVQAKLAVMKKLGVPYSDDQVKDARENAEKEAAQIAAVLEKEVGVKADEIKDKEIVALIAYLQRLGKTGEVEVASAK; encoded by the coding sequence GTGGATTCAACCGGACAGGTTGAAAGCTTTGAGTATGATGACAAGGTCGTCAAATTATTCGTTGTTGCAACGATGGTCTGGGCGTTTGTGGCATTTCTGCTTGGGGTGACGATTGCTTTTCAGCTCGCCGATTGGCGTCTGAATTTTAATCTGCCCTGGCTGACCTATGGCCGCCTGCGTCCGCTGCATACCAATGCAGCCATTTTTGCTTTTGCCGGCAATGCTATTTTTGCCGGAATTTATCACTCGACACAGAGGTTATGTAAAACGCGCCTCTTCTCTGATTTGCTCAGCCGGGCCCATTTCTGGGGCTGGCAGCTGATCATTGTTTCAGCCGCGATTACGCTGCCTTTGGGAATTACCATGGGCAAAGAATATGCCGAACTGGAATGGCCGATCGATATCGCCATTACCGTGGTTTGGGTGATCTTTGCCGTGAATTTCTTCGGCACCCTTTGGAAACGTCGCGAGCGCCATATGTATGTGGCGCTTTGGTTTTATATTGCCACGATCGTAACCGTGGCCGTTCTGCATATTGTCAACTCACTTGAATTTCCCGTCAGTTTCCTGAAAAGCTATCCGCTTTTCGCTGGGGTACAGGATGGTCTGATTCAGTGGTGGTATGGCCACAATGCGGTGGCCTTTTTCCTGACCACACCCTTCCTGGGATTGATGTATTACTATATCCCCAAAGCTGTGGGCCGTCCGGTTTACAGCTACCGTCTCTCGATTGTTCACTTTTGGGCTTTGGTCTTTATTTATATCTGGGCCGGCCCTCACCATCTGCTCAATACCGCTTTGCCTGAATGGTCTCAGACCGTGGGCATGGTTTTCAGCTTGATGCTTTGGGCGCCGAGCTGGGGTGGGATGATCAACGGTCTGCTCACCCTGCGTGGGGCCTGGGATCGTCTGCGTACCGACCCGATTCTCAAGTTCCTGGTCGCAGGCGTGACCTTCTACGGGATGTCAACCTTTGAAGGGCCTTTGCTCTCGATCAAGGCTGTAAACTCCCTGAGCCACTATACCGACTGGACCATCGGCCACGTGCATGGCGGTACTTTGGGTTGGAATGGTCTCTTGACCTTTGGCATGCTCTACTATCTGGTTCCCAAACTTTGGAATACCAAGCTTTACAGCGTGAAATTGGCAAATGCTCACTTCTGGACAGGGGTTACCGCCACTGGGATTTATATGATCTCAATGTGGACTGCCGGGATTACCCAAGGTCTGATGTGGCGTGCCATCAATGCTGAAGGCAAACTGACCTATCCTGACTTTATTGAAACCGTTACCCGGATTGTGCCCCTCTATTGGGTGCGTGGTCTGTCAGGGGTGATGTTCTTGATCGGCTATTGTCTGCTGATCTACAACCTGGTCAAAACCATTCAGGGCGGTCAGAAAGATTATGTTGTAACCGATAAGGCTGAGAAACTGCCAAGTTTCAACAAAATCAATGCCCGTCTGGTGGGCACCAAACCCCACCGTCTGCTTGAAGGTTTGCCCTATGTCTTTACTGCGCTGACGATTATTGCGATTTTAGTCGGTTCAATCATTGAAATTGTCCCGGCCATGGTGGTTCAGGAATTTGTTCCTGTCAAAACCGCTGCGCGGGTCTATTCTCCTTTGGAACTGACCGGCCGTGATCTGTATGTGCGTGAAGGCTGTTATGTCTGCCACTCTCAGCAGATTCGCCCGATGGTGGCAGAAACCCTGCGTTATGGGAAACCCAGCACTGTGGCTGAATCCATGTACGATCGTCCCTTCCAATGGGGTTCGCGTCGTGCGGGCCCTGATTTGGCGCGTGTTGGTGGTAAATATCCCAACAGCTGGCATTACCGCCATATGCTGAATCCCCGTGATATCGTACCCCAATCGATCATGCCCAATTATGGTTGGTTGGCTACGGGCAAAGCTGATTTCGGCAGCGTTCAAGCCAAATTGGCGGTCATGAAGAAATTGGGTGTGCCCTACAGCGATGATCAGGTCAAGGATGCCCGTGAAAATGCTGAAAAAGAAGCCGCTCAAATTGCTGCTGTGCTTGAAAAAGAAGTGGGTGTAAAAGCCGATGAGATCAAAGACAAAGAGATCGTCGCCTTGATTGCCTATCTCCAACGTTTGGGCAAAACCGGTGAAGTGGAGGTTGCATCAGCCAAATGA
- a CDS encoding cytochrome oxidase subunit III — translation MTNDPLLDHDYDGIKELDNPLPGWWLGTFYIAIVFAAFYFTWHHIIGDGHLVQKAYEKQWAEMQAAELAKSAAQMASLSDDTLLKGAKDSAVVAAGKDKFTSTCSSCHGPDGGGLIGPNLTDVYWINGDGKPLSILKVIKEGVTAKGMPAWGPVLSQQDISNVTSYIVSIQGSKPANPKAPQGEKY, via the coding sequence TTGACCAATGACCCCCTGCTCGACCATGATTATGATGGTATTAAAGAACTCGACAACCCCCTGCCAGGGTGGTGGTTGGGTACCTTTTATATCGCCATTGTCTTTGCCGCTTTTTACTTTACCTGGCACCATATCATTGGCGATGGGCACCTTGTGCAGAAAGCCTATGAGAAACAGTGGGCAGAGATGCAGGCGGCTGAACTGGCCAAGTCTGCAGCCCAAATGGCTTCTCTCAGCGATGATACCCTGCTCAAGGGAGCCAAAGACAGCGCTGTGGTAGCCGCTGGTAAAGACAAGTTCACCAGCACCTGTTCCAGTTGCCATGGCCCGGATGGGGGCGGTCTGATTGGCCCCAACCTGACCGATGTCTATTGGATCAATGGGGATGGAAAACCCTTGAGTATTCTCAAGGTGATTAAAGAAGGGGTGACCGCCAAAGGGATGCCTGCCTGGGGGCCCGTGCTTTCTCAGCAGGATATTTCCAATGTCACTTCTTATATCGTTTCGATTCAAGGCAGCAAGCCTGCCAATCCAAAAGCTCCTCAGGGAGAGAAGTATTAG
- the ccoS gene encoding cbb3-type cytochrome oxidase assembly protein CcoS, producing MNILILTVPMAILVSAGFAAAFLWAVKNGQFEDLETPSHRVLYDEK from the coding sequence GTGAATATTTTGATTTTAACTGTGCCCATGGCGATTCTGGTTTCGGCCGGATTTGCCGCAGCCTTTCTCTGGGCTGTGAAAAATGGACAGTTTGAAGATTTAGAAACACCCTCTCATCGTGTTCTTTACGATGAAAAATAG